From Homalodisca vitripennis isolate AUS2020 chromosome 1, UT_GWSS_2.1, whole genome shotgun sequence, the proteins below share one genomic window:
- the LOC124367246 gene encoding piggyBac transposable element-derived protein 3-like: MSTVGTSDKDDKFAKVRSVMCMLNERWLRYFPGDIYLSIDESMVPYFGRHGLKQHIHGKPIRFGYKVWILATRLGYAIQAEPYQGKATGATIPELGTIRVDRVEDAPLRKPQDLKKEPRGTFHQITDTDTNITLVRYMDNSVFTIASTATGVRPEGKAKRWSSSNKKHIVVPQPNCVNWYNMNMGGVDRLDENVSTYRIHIRNKKWYWPMVAYMLNVSMNNAWILYRMTPKGAEEQLDLLGFTRYIVRTYMRTCTSHRSSAGRPSQTVSSRVLPEIRFSGKDHHLETVQKQIRCALCSKATRKRCKTCQVGCHVLCAEAFHTS, encoded by the exons atgtcgacagtgggcaccAGCG acaAAGATGACAAGTTTGCCAAAGTTCGCTCTGTTATGTGCATGCTGAACGAGCGATGGCTTCGTTACTTCCCAGGTGACATTTACTTATCCATTGATGAATCCATGGTACCTTATTTTGGAAGGCACGGGTTGAAACAACATATCCATGGGAAGCCTATCCGATTCGGATATAAAGTTTGGATATTAGCTACAAGGTTAGGCTACGCTATTCAAGCGGAACCGTATCAGGGCAAAGCGACTGGAGCAACTATTCCTGAGCTCG GGACCATAAGGGTAGACAGAGTTGAGGATGCCCCTCTTCGTAAACCTCAAGATCTCAAGAAAGAACCAAGAGGTACTTTCCATCAAATAACTGACACAGACACCAACATAACACTTGTAAGATACATGGACAACAGTGTTTTTACTATAGCGTCGACAGCAACAGGCGTTCGTCCTGAGGGGAAAGCAAAGCGTTGGTCCtctagcaataaaaaacacatcgtTGTGCCACAGCCAAACTGTGTCAATTGGTACAACATGAATATGGGTGGGGTGGATAGGCTAGATGAAAATGTATCTACCTACCGTATTCATATTCGCAACAAAAAGTGGTATTGGCCAATGGTTGCATACATGCTGAATGTGAGTATGAATAATGCTTGGATTTTATACAGAATGACGCCAAAAGGAGCTGAAGAACAATTAGATCTTCTTGGATTCACCCGCTACATTGTCCGTACGTACATGCGAACATGCACAAGCCATCGATCCTCTGCAGGACGGCCAAGCCAGACAGTATCCAGTAGGGTGTTGCCTGAAATCCGATTCAGTGGAAAAGATCATCATTTAGAAACAGTTCAAAAGCAAATTCGCTGCGCACTGTGTTCCAAAGCAACAAGGAAACGGTGCAAGACTTGTCAAGTTGGATGCCATGTGCTTTGTGCGGAGGCTTTCCATACTTCCTGA